The Kogia breviceps isolate mKogBre1 chromosome 2, mKogBre1 haplotype 1, whole genome shotgun sequence genome segment CTCCCCATCTTGGGAGGACGGGACAACCCTTCAGCCACCCCCGGCTGAGGCCCTGCTGTTGCCCCATGGCCCCCTCCGGCCTGGCCCTCATCTCATCCCCATGGTGGGGCCTGTTCCTCACCCAGTGGCAGAAGATCTGACTACCACCTATACTCAGAAGGCCAAACAAGCCAGTGAGTGCCTGAACTCCTTTTCCTTAGTCAGGATCCTTCATTCTGAGCCCTAAATCTACCCCTCCATAACCATACATTCCACCTACCATATGCTTCCCTTGGATACAGTCTTGGGGACAGGTGGAGAAGAGTAATGGAAAGGAGGGGAAAATAATTATTCTCACGGTCCCCATTAGTTTTGCTGTTTGAACTAGCATGACAGAAAAGTACAGGAGGCTCAACCCAACCCAGGAACAGGATAAGTAGGGAAGTTGGAAAGGGAAATGAATTGATGAAGGGTTTGCTTGTTGTTGCTATGATTTTGCTAGGTGTCAGACGGGGTGAGGGCAGAGTGCAGACATGGGTCAGGGGAGTATTTGGAAGCAGGACAGGGATACAGGGACTCTTCAGTGTTAACTGCAGGCATAGCATCAGAGCTACCTTTGACATTGCTAGTTCCATTAGGATTCCTGGGGACTGGGAGGCTATGGAATAGTCATGAGATCTCTAGGAAGTGGTGGAGGGAGGGATCTTTGGCTTCTTATCTTAGGCGAGAATGTAGGCCCCGGCAGAAAAAGCCAGTTCCACTTATCTCAGGCTCTTTACTATTTTTGATGTGAGCTACAAAACAAAGTCTAAGAGTGAAATTTCTCCCTGTCCTATGCCTCCCATACCCCTCCTCTAGAGACCTTTCTTGTCACCTTGGAAATCTCAGGGTTACCCCTCTAGTTCTCATCTCTCATTTCTCCCCTCCACCATTCTGATTCCTGATCCATAGAATTTTGTGCCTCTAAGTCTGGAATAGAGGCTAAGGACGTGACAGTTTACCATCTGACATCCCTGAGAGTGTCCGTGTCCCACAAAGAAATTCCAGATGCACACCCACAATCTCATGCTTATCCCCAATTCTCATTTTagcaccctctcccttccccatcaTGCTGGGTGAGACTGTAGTTAGTGAGTGGCTCAGGGATATTTTTAGCCAAGCAGACCTCATTGTCCAGTGTggtggggtagggggaagggtaggcaGGTGCCCATGTCCATCATACCAGGGCTTGTGGGGCagcccagagaagggagggggcCAGGCTCCAAAAATAGCACAGTGAGCTCATTCAGCTACCAGCTCTGGGGATAAGACAAAGGGGCTTTAAAAGGCGTGGGGGGTGGCTCAAACTGGTCCTGCTCCAGCCAACACTACCTTTCTCGGCATGGAGACTTTTGAGCCCATCAGCCAAGAGCCTCTCAGCCAAGCCAGTTGCGACAAAGCCCCAAGCCCAGTTCCTGAGCTCCAGGACCCGTTCTATGCAGGTACTACCCTCCCACAGCCAAGAGAGTTCTGGAATCTAGAATGGAGGGGACTACATCAACAGTTTGGGAAGGGAGGTCTTTGGGAAAGGTCTTACTCCCTTACCCcgtcctccttttttccttcctcttccttcttttcttaggAGTTTCACTGCCCTTTTCTCAGAATGGGCTGATGCTATGGCCACATGTCAAAGGGGTTTGTGACCACATGAGCTATGGAAAACTTATGGAGAGAGggtgtatgtgtgagagagaagtGTGAGTAATCTATGAATACATGAAAGCATGTATGTGGGAGTCCGTGGGAGAAGATATGAGTGAACAAGAAAGTGTCTGGATACATGTGCAGCTAGTGTCAAGAAAGCTTTGCTAGTAATAATTACTCACAGTGGGGCTTAGGTTAAATGCTAAATTTACctacattatctcacttaaacctcatagcaaccctatgaggtagatgtTATGTTATCATCcttctttacagatgaggaaactgaacttcAGTGAGATGAAGTAACTCTCCCAAGAACCAAAAATCTGAACTAAACTATGACTCCAATGCCTATCTCTAGTCCACAGTATTATTGTGTGGTATGAATGTTGGAATGGGTGGAATGAGAGCCCTAATCAGAAGGGAGCTTTGATATCTTGAGTGGAAAGTAGATGGAATTTCAAGAATTTTTCAGGAGGAACTGGGGATCATGGATCAGAGAGTATCTGTGTCCGAGTCAGGGTCCTAGCAGCAGGGCAGCGTTCCCATTTCCTGACTCCACCTCCCAGGCCCCACATGGCATGGGAAACACTGTCCTGGCTCCCCTTAGCACACAGTGCTTTCGTGCCTGCCTGGTAGTGTCTACCTGAGCTCTCTACCCAGAAGGCTTGGAAAATAGGGGGCAGCTCTGACTGTCAAAGAAGCCCACCCCACTCCTACCCTCAGCTTGGGGGAAAGGAGACTGTATCAACTGGTGACTCTGAGATATCCTAAAGATCTGGAAGCTTTCCTTGGAGAGCAGCACTCTGCCTTTTCCTGCATCTCAGATCTGAAGCCATCCCTGCCTGTGAGTAGCAGGGGTTTGAGGCACAGAGGAGCACCTTGGATTTAGAAGGCATTTAAATTTTGTCCCAACTGTTAGTGACAGTGTCTCTGCTAGGGGAATTCTGGGAAGAAGGGCCACCTTGAGTACGCATgtatgtttttgtgtggacatgtgtatttatacatgtgtatatgaaCTAGGATGTATATAAGCTAGGGTATATGGGGATGAGAGAGAAaagtacagatgagaaaatatgcCCATAGCCACTTCTCCCTAGAGCCATACTCTTGTTGAAGTGATGTGTGGTGGGAGTTATTTCTATGAATGTATATGACGTGGATCATATGATGACAGTGGAATTATGAATGAAGATCCTCATTGCTAAGGATCCTCTGTGTCCTTATTATAGGGTAAGGGGTAGGAAGAGGGGATAAGTCCCAAACTTTCTGAGAAGTCCCCTAACAGGGTCTCTTTGGTAGGAGAAAAGTGCCCCTCCTTATTTTTTCTTACCCTGGGACCTGCTTTATGTCCTTGCCTGCCTTGGGAAGTAAACCCCCTTCTACCCCAGCCTCACACTGCCAGCCAGGAAgcaggggagggaagcaggggaggCATGCGTGTGGTGTGGCTAAGAGCAATCTTCTGAAAgataggagggaagagaggataGAAGGAGAGCTGTGGTCAGAGTGGTGTCAGGGCAGCCAACTACCCTCTGCCTTCCCTTCAACTGTCCTTGGTTTCACCTTTCACCTCTACTCTGGCCCCAAGTTAAAGGACTTTGCCAAAGGCAGGAGAGACCTTGTGGGTCAGGCCAGTGAAAAGACCAGAGGTGGGAGGCCTGAGGGAgctggctgggggggggggggggggggggggggcgggtgagAGCCTTGGGGAACAGAAGATGCTCACTGAccattccctcctcctctcctcagaACTGCAAAGGGCAGAGAGCCTCCAAGAGAGAAGTGTGAAGGAGGCCAAGACCAAATGCCGGACGATTGCATCCCTGCTAACCGCAGCCCCCAACCCGCACTCGAAGGGCGTACTGATGTTTAAGAAACGTCGGCAGAGAGCCAAGAAGTACACCCTAGTGAGCTTTGGGGCTGCCGCGGGGACAGGCGCTGGGGAGGAGGACGGTGTCCCTCCGACTAGTGAGTCCGAGCTGGACGAAGAGGCATTCTCCGACGCCCGCAGCCTCACCAACCAGTCCGACTGGGACAGCCCCTACCTGGACATGGAGCTGGCCAGGCCGAGCTCAGGCGCAGCAGAGGGCCAGAGCCCGGGGCTGGGAGGTCAGCTGAGTGAGGCCTCTGGACGAGGGGCCCAACTCTTTGAACAGCAGCGCCAGCGTGCAGACTCCAGCACCCAGGAGCCGGCCGGGGATGATCCAGCCGCCACACTCAAGGGGCAGGGCCTGCAGTCACCACCTCGGGCACAAAGCGCTCCGCCAGAGGCGGCTGTGCTCCcatccagcccttcgccgggccctgCAGCCAGCCCCAGACTTTTCCTCCCTAGTGGTGGAGCCTCTACCCCAGCTCCAAGCATCTTTAACCGGTCAGCCAGGCCGTTTACTCCGGGCTTACAAGGGCAGCGGCCAGGTACCACCTCGGTTATTTTCCGGCCCCTGGCTCCCAAGAGGGCAAATGAGAGCCTGGGAGGCCTCAGCGCCGTTCCACCGCCTTTCCTGTCCTCTCCGCAGGGGACCACTCCACTGCCCAGCTTCTCTTCAGGGGTTCCCAGCCACGTGTCAACCCCCGGTTCCCCCAGCACCCCACGCTCCTCCGGCCCCGTGACGGCCACCAGCTCCCTATACATCCCAGCCCCCAACCGTCCTGTTACGCCAGGCGGAGCCCCagagccccccgcccccgctagCGGAGCTGCCATGACCTCCACCGCTTCTATCTTCCTATCGGCGCCTCTGCGACCTGCTGCACGCCCAGAGGCCCCCGCCCCTGGCCCCGCAGCCCCTGAGCCCTCCAGCGCTCGGGAGAAGCGCATCTCCGTGCCAGCTGCTCGCACCGGCATCCTCCAGGAGGCCCGGCGTCGGGGGACCCGAAAGCAGATGTTCCGGCCAGGAAATGAGGAGACGAAGAACTCGCCCAACCCGGAGCTGCTATCGTTGGTGCAGAACCTGGATGAAAAACCCCGGGCTGGGGGTACGGAGTCTTGTCCAGAGGAGGATGCCCTGAGCCTCGGGGCTGAAGCCTGCAACTTCATGCAGCCACCAGGGGGCAGGAGTTACAAGACGTTGCCTCACGTGACAGCTAAAACCCCGCCTCCAATGGCTCCCAAGACCCCACCCCCTACGACTCCTAAGGCTCCACCCCCAGTGGCTCCCAAGCCCTCTTCTCGAGGGTTCCTCGATGGGTTAGTGAATGGGGCGGCCTCTTCAGCTGGAATCCCTGAACCACCAAGGCttcagggcaggggtggggagctgTTTGCCAAGCGTCAGAGCCGAGCGGACAGGTATGTGGTGGAAGCACCTGGTCCTGGCCTCGGCCCTCGGCCCAGAAGCCCTTCTCcaaccccctccctgcccccttcctggaAATATTCACCCAATATCCGTGCCCCACCTCCAATTGCTTACAACCCACTGCTCTCACCCTTTTTCCCCCAAGCTGCCCGAACTCTCCCTAGTAAGATCCAATCCCAAGGGCCTCGGGCAGCCCCCAAGCAGGGCATTAAGGCTTTGGATTTCATGCGGCACCAGCCCTACCAACTTAAAAGTGCCATGTTCTGTTTTGATGAAGTTCCCCCGACTCCTGGACCCACCTCCTCAGTGCCTCCCAAAACTGCCCGAGTCCAGGAGATCCGCCGATTTTCCACTCCAGCGCCCCAGCCCACTGCAgagcccctggcacccactgtGCTTGCCCCCCGAGCAGCCACTACATTGGATGAGCCCATCTGGAGGGCAGAGCTGGCCTCAGCCCCTGTCCTTagcccagcccctcctccagagTCTCCCAGGGGTCTTGGGACCTCCCCCAGCTCCTGTGGCTTCCAGGTAGCCAGGCCCCGATTCTCAGCTACTAGAACGGGATTGCAGGCTCATGTGTGGAGGCCTGGGGCGGGCCACCACTGAACAGGGCACAGCTCCCAGGACCAAGGGGAGGTGGAACATCTAGTTCCTAAAGTTGCTTCTACCCAacccgcccgcccccgcccccgccccccctcctTTGCAGGCTAAATTCCCTCCTGCCAGAGAAAGTTTTGGAGTTGGTGTCCCATCTCCCAGCTTCCTCCTGACTCCTAACCTCCCTGCTGCTTTCCAACCTATAATACTATCTTTGCTTTGGTGTCTGTGCTTCTCTTTGTAGTTCCTTGCCTGGATCTCTGTCTTTAACTCTGTCTCTTCACCTACTCTCCTCCACTGGTCTccatttctctacatttgtgCTTTTTTCTGTGGGCCTTGTTTTAACAGTCAAcgagaaagacagagaaattaCCActgagacctcaggcaagaagCTCACCACCAGACAGGCAGCAAAGCGACTGAACTGACCCCTATTTGCACGAAATCACTTGCTGCTCCTCACTCTTCTTTCC includes the following:
- the SYNPO2L gene encoding synaptopodin 2-like protein isoform X1, giving the protein MGAEEEVLVTLSGGAPWGFRLQGGAEQRKPLQVSKIRRRSQAGRAGLRERDQLLAVNGVSCTSLSHARAMSLIDDSGNQLVLTVRRVEDEGPVRSPSPGELQALSPLSPLSPEPPGAPVPQPLQPGSLLSPPDSEAYYGETDSDADGPATQEKPRRPRRRGPTRPTPPGAPPDEVYLSDSPAEPAPGVLGPPSQDDSRVSSPSWEDGTTLQPPPAEALLLPHGPLRPGPHLIPMVGPVPHPVAEDLTTTYTQKAKQAKLQRAESLQERSVKEAKTKCRTIASLLTAAPNPHSKGVLMFKKRRQRAKKYTLVSFGAAAGTGAGEEDGVPPTSESELDEEAFSDARSLTNQSDWDSPYLDMELARPSSGAAEGQSPGLGGQLSEASGRGAQLFEQQRQRADSSTQEPAGDDPAATLKGQGLQSPPRAQSAPPEAAVLPSSPSPGPAASPRLFLPSGGASTPAPSIFNRSARPFTPGLQGQRPGTTSVIFRPLAPKRANESLGGLSAVPPPFLSSPQGTTPLPSFSSGVPSHVSTPGSPSTPRSSGPVTATSSLYIPAPNRPVTPGGAPEPPAPASGAAMTSTASIFLSAPLRPAARPEAPAPGPAAPEPSSAREKRISVPAARTGILQEARRRGTRKQMFRPGNEETKNSPNPELLSLVQNLDEKPRAGGTESCPEEDALSLGAEACNFMQPPGGRSYKTLPHVTAKTPPPMAPKTPPPTTPKAPPPVAPKPSSRGFLDGLVNGAASSAGIPEPPRLQGRGGELFAKRQSRADRYVVEAPGPGLGPRPRSPSPTPSLPPSWKYSPNIRAPPPIAYNPLLSPFFPQAARTLPSKIQSQGPRAAPKQGIKALDFMRHQPYQLKSAMFCFDEVPPTPGPTSSVPPKTARVQEIRRFSTPAPQPTAEPLAPTVLAPRAATTLDEPIWRAELASAPVLSPAPPPESPRGLGTSPSSCGFQVARPRFSATRTGLQAHVWRPGAGHH
- the SYNPO2L gene encoding synaptopodin 2-like protein isoform X2, with protein sequence METFEPISQEPLSQASCDKAPSPVPELQDPFYAELQRAESLQERSVKEAKTKCRTIASLLTAAPNPHSKGVLMFKKRRQRAKKYTLVSFGAAAGTGAGEEDGVPPTSESELDEEAFSDARSLTNQSDWDSPYLDMELARPSSGAAEGQSPGLGGQLSEASGRGAQLFEQQRQRADSSTQEPAGDDPAATLKGQGLQSPPRAQSAPPEAAVLPSSPSPGPAASPRLFLPSGGASTPAPSIFNRSARPFTPGLQGQRPGTTSVIFRPLAPKRANESLGGLSAVPPPFLSSPQGTTPLPSFSSGVPSHVSTPGSPSTPRSSGPVTATSSLYIPAPNRPVTPGGAPEPPAPASGAAMTSTASIFLSAPLRPAARPEAPAPGPAAPEPSSAREKRISVPAARTGILQEARRRGTRKQMFRPGNEETKNSPNPELLSLVQNLDEKPRAGGTESCPEEDALSLGAEACNFMQPPGGRSYKTLPHVTAKTPPPMAPKTPPPTTPKAPPPVAPKPSSRGFLDGLVNGAASSAGIPEPPRLQGRGGELFAKRQSRADRYVVEAPGPGLGPRPRSPSPTPSLPPSWKYSPNIRAPPPIAYNPLLSPFFPQAARTLPSKIQSQGPRAAPKQGIKALDFMRHQPYQLKSAMFCFDEVPPTPGPTSSVPPKTARVQEIRRFSTPAPQPTAEPLAPTVLAPRAATTLDEPIWRAELASAPVLSPAPPPESPRGLGTSPSSCGFQVARPRFSATRTGLQAHVWRPGAGHH